A genomic stretch from Helianthus annuus cultivar XRQ/B chromosome 1, HanXRQr2.0-SUNRISE, whole genome shotgun sequence includes:
- the LOC110878750 gene encoding uncharacterized protein LOC110878750, with the protein MAVPWSVSLWMANMVWLAISGWVISCLTVADEIAGSIRTGDIGPFHVG; encoded by the coding sequence ATGGCAGTGCCGTGGAGTGTGTCACTGTGGATGGCGAATATGGTGTGGTTGGCGATTAGTGGTTGGGTTATTTCTTGCTTAACTGTTGCTGATGAGATCGCCGGTTCGATTCGGACCGGTGATATCGGTCCGTTTCATGTCGGCTAG